From Peromyscus maniculatus bairdii isolate BWxNUB_F1_BW_parent chromosome 8, HU_Pman_BW_mat_3.1, whole genome shotgun sequence, a single genomic window includes:
- the LOC102919814 gene encoding olfactory receptor 2AK2-like — translation MEIGNHSWRTDFILLGLFQYGQMDTLLFTVIAILFAVALIGNTTLVHLIRLDQRLHTPMYFLLSQLSIIDMMYISTTVPKMAANFLSGTKTISFLGCEIQAFVFSSLGGSEALLLGFMSYDRYIAICWPLHYPVLMSRKICCSMVACAWSSSVNALVHTLYAFQLPFCESRIVNHFFCEIPSLLPLVCEDTSQYEHTILMSGLVILLLPFLAILASYARVLVVVFQMRSGKGQSRAVSTCSSHLTVASLFYATTLSTYTQPHSLHSPARDKVVAVLYSIVTPVLNPFIYSLRNKEVTGALRRQMG, via the coding sequence ATGGAGATAGGAAATCACAGCTGGAGGACAGACTTCATCTTGCTTGGCCTTTTCCAGTATGGCCAGATGGACACTCTCCTCTTCACAGTCATTGCCATCCTCTTTGCAGTAGCTCTCATAGGCAACACCACACTGGTCCACCTCATCAGGTTGGACCAAAGActccacactcccatgtacttcCTCCTCAGCCAGCTCTCCATTATCGATATGATGTACATCTCCACCACAGTGCCCAAGATGGCAGCTAACTTCCTGTCAGGCACCAAGACCATTTCCTTCCTGGGCTGTGAGATCCAGGCCTTTGTGTTTTCGAGCCTGGGTGGGTCTGAAGCCCTCCTGCTGGGCTTCATGTCCTATGACAGGTATATAGCCATCTGCTGGCCCCTGCACTACCCTGTGCTCATGAGCAGGAAGATCTGCTGCTCCATGGTGGCCTGTGCCTGGAGCAGTTCTGTCAACGCTTTGGTGCACACGCTGTATGCATTTCAGCTCCCGTTCTGTGAATCTCGGATTGTTAACCACTTTTTCTGTGAGATTCCATCTCTCCTGCCATTGGTGTGTGAAGACACATCCCAATACGAGCACACAATCCTCATGAGTGGCCTCGTCATTCTGCTGCTACCCTTCCTGGCCATTCTGGCTTCCTATGCTCGGGTGTTGGTTGTTGTATTCCAGATGCGCTCAGGGAAAGGGCAGAGTAGAGCCGTGTCCACCTGCTCCTCCCACCTGACTGTGGCCAGCCTGTTCTACGCCACCACTCTCTCCACCTACACCCAGCCACACTCCCTGCATTCTCCTGCAAGGGACAAGGTGGTGGCTGTGCTTTACTCAATTGTCACGCCTGTTCTGAACCCATTTATCTACAGCCTGCGCAACAAGGAAGTCACGGGGGCCCTGAGGAGACAGATGGGTTGA